A single Klebsiella variicola DNA region contains:
- the mdtC gene encoding multidrug efflux RND transporter permease subunit MdtC yields MKFFALFIYRPVATILISLAITLCGILGFRLLPVAPLPQVDFPVIMVSASLPGASPETMASSVATPLERSLGRIAGVNEMTSSSSLGSTRIILEFNFDRDINGAARDVQAAINAAQSLLPSGMPSRPTYRKANPSDAPIMILTLTSDTYSQGELYDFASTQLAQTIAQIDGVGDVDVGGSSLPAVRVDLNPQALFNQGVSLDAVRTAISDANVRKPQGALEDSAHRWQVQTNDELKTAADYQPLIVHYQNGAAVRLGDVATVSDSVQDVRNAGMTNAKPAILLMIRKLPEANIIQTVDSIRARLPELQQTIPAAIDLQIAQDRSPTIRASLEEVEQTLVISVALVILVVFLFLRSGRATLIPAVAVPVSLIGTFAAMYLCGFSLNNLSLMALTIATGFVVDDAIVVLENISRHLEAGMKPLQAALQGSREVGFTVLSMSLSLVAVFLPLLLMGGLPGRLLREFAVTLSVAIGISLAVSLTLTPMMCGWLLKSGKPHQPTRNRGFGRLLVAVQGGYGKSLKWVLRHSRLTGLVVLGTIALSVWLYISIPKTFFPEQDTGVLMGGIQADQSISFQAMRGKLQDFMKIIREDPAVDNVTGFTGGSRVNSGMMFITLKARDQRHETAQQVIDRLRKKLANEPGANLFLMAVQDIRVGGRQSNASYQYTLLSDDLSALREWEPKIRKALAALPELADVNSDQQDNGAEMDLVYDRDTMSRLGISVQDANNLLNNAFGQRQISTIYQPLNQYKVVMEVDPAYTQDVSALDKMFVINSEGKPIPLAYFAKWQPANAPLSVNHQGLSAASTISFNLPTGRSLSEASDAINRAMTQLGVPSTVRGSFAGTAQVFQQTMNAQVILILAAIATVYIVLGMLYESYVHPLTILSTLPSAGVGALLALEIFDAPFSLIALIGIMLLIGIVKKNAIMMVDFALEAQRTGNLAPEEAIFQACLLRFRPIMMTTLAALFGALPLVLSGGDGSELRQPLGITIVGGLVMSQLLTLYTTPVVYLFFDRLRLRFSRHSSQPVSE; encoded by the coding sequence GTGAAGTTTTTCGCCCTCTTCATTTACCGCCCGGTGGCGACGATCCTCATCTCGCTGGCCATCACCCTATGCGGCATTCTCGGCTTCCGGCTGCTGCCGGTAGCCCCGCTGCCGCAGGTGGACTTCCCGGTGATCATGGTTAGCGCCTCGCTGCCGGGAGCCTCCCCGGAAACCATGGCCTCGTCGGTGGCCACCCCGCTGGAACGCTCCCTGGGACGGATAGCCGGGGTCAATGAGATGACCTCCTCCAGTTCGCTGGGCAGTACGCGCATCATTCTTGAGTTTAACTTCGACCGCGATATCAACGGCGCGGCGCGCGACGTTCAGGCGGCGATCAACGCCGCGCAAAGCCTGCTGCCGAGCGGGATGCCCAGCCGGCCGACCTACCGCAAAGCCAACCCGTCGGATGCGCCGATCATGATCCTGACGCTGACCTCGGACACCTACTCCCAGGGTGAGCTGTATGATTTCGCCTCCACCCAGCTGGCGCAGACCATCGCGCAGATTGACGGCGTGGGTGATGTCGACGTCGGCGGCAGCTCCCTGCCGGCAGTGCGCGTCGACCTCAACCCGCAGGCGCTGTTCAACCAGGGCGTGTCGCTGGACGCGGTGCGCACCGCCATCAGCGACGCTAACGTGCGCAAACCGCAGGGGGCGCTGGAGGACAGCGCGCACCGCTGGCAGGTGCAGACCAACGATGAGCTGAAGACCGCCGCCGACTATCAGCCGCTGATCGTCCACTACCAGAATGGCGCCGCAGTGCGACTGGGGGATGTCGCCACCGTCTCGGATTCGGTGCAGGACGTGCGCAACGCCGGGATGACCAACGCCAAACCGGCGATCCTGCTGATGATCCGCAAACTGCCGGAAGCCAATATTATCCAGACAGTGGACAGCATCCGCGCCCGCCTGCCGGAGCTGCAGCAGACCATTCCGGCGGCTATCGACCTGCAGATCGCCCAGGACCGCTCGCCGACCATCCGTGCTTCGCTGGAGGAGGTGGAGCAGACGCTGGTGATATCGGTGGCGCTGGTGATCCTCGTGGTATTCCTGTTCCTGCGCTCGGGGCGCGCCACGCTGATCCCGGCCGTCGCCGTCCCGGTTTCCTTAATCGGTACCTTCGCCGCGATGTATTTGTGCGGCTTCAGCCTCAATAACCTGTCGCTGATGGCTCTGACCATCGCCACCGGCTTCGTGGTGGATGACGCTATCGTGGTGCTGGAGAATATCTCCCGCCATCTGGAAGCGGGGATGAAACCTCTGCAGGCGGCGCTGCAGGGGAGCCGCGAAGTCGGCTTTACCGTGCTGTCGATGAGCCTGTCGCTGGTGGCGGTGTTTCTGCCGCTGCTGCTGATGGGCGGCCTGCCCGGCCGCCTGCTGCGCGAGTTCGCCGTCACCCTGTCGGTGGCGATCGGCATCTCGCTGGCGGTGTCCCTCACCCTGACGCCGATGATGTGCGGCTGGCTGCTGAAAAGCGGTAAGCCCCACCAGCCGACGCGCAACCGCGGCTTTGGCCGCCTGCTGGTGGCCGTGCAGGGCGGCTATGGGAAATCGTTAAAATGGGTGCTCAGGCACAGCCGGCTGACCGGCCTGGTGGTGCTCGGCACCATCGCCCTCAGCGTCTGGCTCTACATTTCGATCCCGAAAACCTTCTTCCCGGAGCAGGACACCGGGGTGCTGATGGGCGGCATTCAGGCCGACCAGAGCATCTCCTTCCAGGCGATGCGCGGCAAGCTGCAGGACTTTATGAAGATCATTCGCGAAGATCCGGCGGTGGATAACGTCACCGGCTTTACCGGCGGCTCGCGGGTCAACAGCGGGATGATGTTTATCACCCTCAAGGCGCGCGACCAGCGCCACGAGACGGCGCAGCAGGTGATCGACCGGCTGCGCAAAAAGCTGGCCAACGAGCCCGGGGCCAACCTGTTCCTGATGGCGGTGCAGGATATTCGCGTCGGCGGCCGGCAGTCGAACGCCAGCTATCAGTACACCCTGCTGTCCGACGACCTGTCGGCGCTGCGCGAGTGGGAGCCGAAGATCCGCAAAGCGCTGGCGGCGCTGCCTGAGCTGGCGGACGTCAACTCGGATCAGCAGGACAATGGCGCCGAAATGGACCTGGTCTATGACCGGGACACGATGTCGCGCCTCGGCATCAGCGTCCAGGACGCCAACAACCTGCTGAACAACGCCTTCGGCCAGCGGCAAATCTCCACCATCTACCAGCCGCTCAACCAGTACAAGGTGGTGATGGAGGTGGATCCGGCCTATACCCAGGACGTCAGCGCCCTCGACAAGATGTTTGTTATCAATAGCGAGGGCAAGCCGATCCCGCTGGCCTATTTCGCCAAATGGCAACCGGCCAACGCCCCGCTGTCGGTGAACCACCAGGGGCTGTCGGCGGCGTCCACTATCTCCTTTAACCTGCCCACCGGCCGCTCGCTGTCGGAAGCCAGCGACGCAATTAACCGCGCGATGACCCAGCTCGGCGTGCCGTCCACCGTACGCGGCTCCTTTGCCGGTACCGCTCAGGTGTTCCAGCAGACCATGAACGCGCAGGTGATCCTGATCCTCGCGGCTATCGCTACGGTCTATATCGTGCTGGGGATGCTGTATGAGAGCTATGTGCATCCGTTGACCATTCTCTCGACGCTGCCCTCCGCCGGGGTGGGCGCCCTGCTGGCGCTGGAGATATTCGATGCCCCGTTCAGCCTAATCGCCCTTATCGGGATCATGTTATTAATTGGCATCGTGAAGAAAAACGCCATCATGATGGTTGATTTTGCCCTTGAGGCGCAGCGCACCGGCAATCTGGCGCCGGAAGAGGCGATTTTCCAGGCCTGCCTGCTGCGTTTCCGGCCGATTATGATGACCACCCTGGCGGCGCTGTTCGGCGCCCTGCCGCTGGTGCTCTCCGGGGGCGATGGCTCTGAGCTGCGCCAGCCGCTGGGGATCACCATCGTCGGCGGTCTGGTGATGAGCCAGCTGTTAACGCTCTACACCACGCCGGTGGTCTATCTTTTCTTTGACCGTCTGCGGTTGCGTTTTTCGCGTCACTCCTCTCAACCGGTAAGCGAATAA
- a CDS encoding small membrane protein, which translates to MAMQTWLILLLCIFFFSISVYSFISYLKDRRRQKFTFNDKRSTRRK; encoded by the coding sequence ATGGCCATGCAAACGTGGTTAATATTATTGCTATGCATATTTTTCTTCAGCATCTCTGTATACAGTTTTATTTCCTATCTAAAAGACAGGAGACGGCAGAAGTTTACGTTTAACGATAAGCGTTCGACGCGTCGTAAATAA
- a CDS encoding dicarboxylate/amino acid:cation symporter — MLMGILSGAAIHAYATPTTISAWADNITLLTDLFLRLIKMVIAPLVFSTLTVGIMRLGETATIGRVGGKAMVWFITSSVLSILVGLVIVTFQHPGAGLNLAVPKEAVDTGLAVSGMSLKGFLSHTIPTSITEAMANNEILQIVVFSMFFGIAGASLGEKFNAPLVAALNVVSHIMLKVTGYVMYVAPLAIFAAISSVIASQGLGILLNYASFIGGYYLAVLLTSAVLIAVGYMVLKKEVFRLLNMLKDPVLVAFTTSSSEAAYPKTLERLVKFGCSRNIVSFVLPIGYSFNLVGSMVYCSFAAMFIAQAYNVPLSFSEITVMMLTLMLASKGIAGVPRSALVVLAATIPSFNIPVAGILLLMGIDHFLDMGRSAINVLGNGIATAMLSKNEGLLTDEEAQPDWEAEKAEA; from the coding sequence ATGCTGATGGGGATCCTCTCCGGCGCGGCTATCCATGCCTACGCGACGCCGACCACCATCTCCGCCTGGGCGGACAACATTACGCTGCTGACCGATCTGTTTCTGCGGTTGATCAAAATGGTCATCGCGCCGTTGGTGTTCAGCACCCTGACGGTCGGCATTATGCGTCTCGGCGAGACGGCGACCATTGGCCGGGTAGGCGGGAAGGCGATGGTGTGGTTCATCACCTCCTCGGTATTATCCATTCTCGTCGGGCTGGTGATCGTCACCTTCCAGCACCCGGGCGCCGGGTTAAACCTGGCGGTGCCGAAAGAGGCGGTGGATACCGGCCTGGCGGTCAGCGGCATGAGCCTGAAAGGATTCCTGTCGCACACCATCCCCACCAGCATCACCGAGGCGATGGCCAACAACGAGATCCTGCAGATTGTGGTGTTCTCGATGTTCTTTGGCATCGCCGGCGCGTCGCTGGGCGAGAAGTTTAATGCCCCGCTGGTGGCGGCTCTCAATGTGGTGTCGCACATTATGCTGAAGGTGACGGGCTACGTGATGTACGTTGCGCCGCTGGCTATCTTCGCCGCCATTTCGTCGGTGATTGCCTCCCAGGGGCTGGGGATCCTGCTCAACTACGCTTCGTTCATCGGCGGTTACTACCTGGCGGTGCTGTTGACCAGCGCGGTGCTGATTGCCGTTGGTTATATGGTGCTGAAGAAAGAGGTCTTCCGTCTGCTGAACATGCTGAAGGACCCGGTGCTGGTCGCGTTTACCACCAGCAGCTCCGAAGCGGCCTATCCGAAGACCCTTGAGCGGCTGGTGAAGTTTGGCTGCTCGCGCAATATCGTCTCGTTCGTCCTGCCGATTGGCTACTCGTTCAACCTCGTGGGCTCGATGGTCTACTGCTCCTTCGCCGCGATGTTTATCGCTCAGGCCTATAACGTACCGCTGAGCTTTAGCGAGATTACGGTCATGATGCTGACCCTGATGCTGGCCTCGAAAGGCATCGCCGGGGTGCCGCGCTCGGCGCTGGTGGTGCTGGCGGCCACGATCCCCAGCTTCAATATTCCAGTTGCCGGGATCCTGCTGCTGATGGGTATCGACCATTTCCTCGACATGGGGCGCTCCGCCATCAACGTGTTGGGTAACGGCATTGCCACCGCCATGCTGTCGAAAAACGAAGGTCTGCTGACCGACGAGGAAGCACAGCCGGACTGGGAAGCCGAGAAAGCGGAAGCCTGA
- a CDS encoding MdtA/MuxA family multidrug efflux RND transporter periplasmic adaptor subunit yields the protein MKGSNIRRWGAALAVVIIAGAAYWFWHDRGTSGSSAPAAGQGPQGPGGARHGRFGGALAPVQAATATEQAVPRYLTGLGTVTAANTVTVRSRVDGQLLSLHFQEGQQVKAGDLLAQIDPSQFKVALAQAQGQLAKDNATLANARRDLARYQQLVKTNLVSRQELDTQQSLVVESAGTVKADEAAVASAQLQLDWTRITAPIDGRVGLKQVDIGNQISSGDTTGIVVLTQTHPIDVVFTLPENSIATVVQAQKAGKALSVEAWDRTNKQKISVGELLSLDNQIDATTGTIKLKARFSNLDDALFPNQFVNARLLVDTEENAVVIPAAALQMGNEGHFVWVLNDENKVSKHSVTPGIQDSQKVVISAGLSAGDRVVTDGIDRLTEGAKVEVVTASGSEQVQPAPRQSGKHGARS from the coding sequence ATGAAAGGCAGTAACATACGTCGTTGGGGCGCCGCGCTGGCGGTAGTGATTATCGCCGGAGCCGCCTACTGGTTCTGGCACGATCGTGGTACGAGCGGCAGCAGCGCTCCCGCAGCAGGACAAGGCCCGCAGGGGCCGGGCGGCGCGCGTCATGGCCGTTTCGGCGGCGCGCTGGCGCCGGTGCAGGCGGCGACCGCGACCGAGCAAGCGGTGCCGCGCTATCTCACCGGGCTGGGTACCGTGACGGCGGCCAATACCGTGACCGTGCGCAGCCGGGTCGACGGCCAGCTGCTGAGTCTTCACTTCCAGGAGGGACAGCAGGTCAAAGCCGGCGACCTGCTGGCGCAGATCGACCCCAGCCAGTTTAAAGTCGCCCTCGCCCAGGCGCAGGGTCAGCTGGCGAAAGATAACGCCACCCTGGCGAACGCCCGCCGCGATCTCGCCCGTTACCAGCAGCTGGTGAAAACCAACCTCGTCTCCCGCCAGGAGCTCGACACCCAGCAGTCGCTGGTGGTGGAATCCGCTGGCACCGTAAAGGCCGATGAAGCCGCCGTCGCCAGCGCCCAGCTGCAGCTCGACTGGACCCGCATCACCGCGCCGATTGACGGCCGCGTCGGCTTAAAGCAGGTGGATATTGGCAACCAGATCTCCAGCGGAGATACCACCGGGATTGTGGTTCTCACCCAGACGCACCCGATCGATGTGGTCTTCACCCTGCCGGAAAACAGCATCGCCACGGTGGTGCAGGCGCAGAAAGCGGGCAAAGCGCTCAGCGTCGAAGCCTGGGATCGCACCAATAAGCAGAAAATCAGCGTCGGCGAGCTGCTGAGTCTCGACAACCAGATCGATGCCACCACCGGGACCATTAAGCTGAAGGCGCGCTTCAGCAATCTGGATGACGCGCTGTTCCCCAACCAGTTCGTTAACGCCCGCCTGCTGGTGGATACCGAAGAGAACGCGGTGGTGATCCCCGCCGCCGCCCTGCAGATGGGCAACGAAGGGCATTTTGTGTGGGTGCTGAACGATGAGAATAAGGTCAGCAAACACAGCGTGACGCCCGGCATCCAGGACAGCCAGAAAGTGGTCATCAGCGCCGGGCTTTCCGCCGGGGATCGCGTGGTCACCGACGGGATTGACCGCTTGACCGAGGGGGCGAAGGTGGAAGTTGTCACCGCCAGCGGCAGCGAGCAGGTGCAGCCCGCTCCACGCCAGAGCGGTAAACACGGAGCGCGTTCCTGA
- a CDS encoding helix-turn-helix transcriptional regulator — protein MRNINVTINTRNTFVRESLVAMVNDLSRDDMRARFSWRNNDLSDEDIIICEVIPGEIYLCNTLIKNRKKGSSLIILHSYDQLPEDDFMINCLKGVIFVSLKTASIPQLLAIIKSELQHCMDPSATDATSRELSCASCPHRVLSRSQTAVVHGILEGLDMSKIAALQRVSPRTAAYHKNKIMEKYSLNNNHDFFQFMNLLRERW, from the coding sequence ATGAGAAACATTAATGTCACCATCAATACCCGCAACACCTTTGTACGTGAATCGCTGGTGGCCATGGTTAATGATCTCTCCCGGGACGATATGCGGGCCCGTTTCTCCTGGCGCAATAACGACCTGTCAGACGAAGATATTATTATATGCGAAGTGATCCCTGGTGAAATCTATCTGTGCAATACCCTGATTAAAAACAGAAAAAAAGGCAGCTCCCTGATTATCCTCCACAGCTACGACCAGCTACCGGAAGACGATTTCATGATTAATTGCCTGAAAGGAGTCATTTTTGTCTCGCTGAAAACGGCCAGTATTCCACAACTGCTGGCGATCATTAAAAGCGAACTACAGCATTGTATGGACCCGTCGGCCACTGACGCCACGAGCCGGGAACTGAGCTGCGCCAGCTGCCCGCATCGTGTCCTGTCGCGGTCGCAGACCGCTGTGGTGCACGGTATTCTTGAAGGGCTGGACATGAGTAAAATCGCCGCCCTGCAGCGCGTCAGTCCCCGCACCGCCGCTTACCATAAGAATAAGATTATGGAAAAATACAGCCTGAATAATAATCACGACTTTTTCCAGTTTATGAATCTGTTACGTGAGCGCTGGTAG
- a CDS encoding MdtB/MuxB family multidrug efflux RND transporter permease subunit: MQVLPPGRTGGPSRLFIMRPVATTLLMVAILLAGIIGYRFLPVSALPEVDYPTIQVVTLYPGASPDVVTSAITAPLERQFGQMSGLKQMSSQSSGGASVVTLQFQLTLPLDVAEQEVQAAINAATNLLPSALPNPPVYSKVNPADPPIMTLAVTSSAIPMTQVEDMVETRVAQKISQVSGVGLVTLAGGQRPAVRVKLNAQAIAALGLTSETVRTAITSANVNSAKGSLDGPARAVTLSANDQMQSAEDYRRLIIAYQNGAPIRLGDVASVEQGAENSWLGAWANQQRAIVMNVQRQPGANIIDTADSIRQMLPQLTESLPKSVKVQVLSDRTTNIRASVRDTQFELMLAIALVVMIIYLFLRNVPATIIPGVAVPLSLVGTFAVMVFLDFSINNLTLMALTIATGFVVDDAIVVIENISRYIEKGEKPLAAALKGAGEIGFTIISLTFSLIAVLIPLLFMGDIVGRLFREFAVTLAVAILISAVVSLTLTPMMCARMLSHESLRKQNRFSRASERFFERVIAVYGRWLSRVLNHPWLTLGVALSTLALSIILWVFIPKGFFPIQDNGIIQGTLQAPQSVSFASMAERQQQVASIILKDPAVESLTSFVGVDGTNPALNSARLQINLKPLDERDDRVQTVISRLQQAVDGVPGVALYLQPTQDLTIDTTVSRTQYQFTLQANSLEALSTWVPPLLSRLQAQPQLADVSSDWQDKGLAAYIKVDRDSASRLGISMADVDNALYNAFGQRLISTIYTQANQYRVVLEQDTEATPGLAALDNIRLTSSDGGIVPLTAIATVEQRFTPLSVNHLDQFPVTTISFNVPDNYSLGEAVDAILAAEQSLDFPTDIRTQFQGSSLAFQSALGSTVWLVVAAVVAMYIVLGVLYESFIHPITILSTLPTAGVGALLALWLAGSELDVIAIIGIILLIGIVKKNAIMMIDFALAAEREQGMPPREAIYQACLLRFRPILMTTLAALLGALPLMLSTGVGAELRRPLGIGMVGGLMLSQVLTLFTTPVIYLLFDRLSLHLKRRFPRQEEEA; this comes from the coding sequence ATGCAGGTGTTACCCCCAGGCCGCACCGGCGGCCCGTCCCGGCTGTTTATTATGCGTCCGGTCGCCACCACTCTGCTGATGGTGGCGATCCTGTTAGCCGGGATCATCGGCTACCGCTTCCTGCCGGTCTCCGCCCTGCCGGAGGTCGATTACCCGACCATCCAGGTGGTTACCCTCTATCCGGGCGCCAGCCCGGACGTGGTGACCTCCGCTATCACCGCCCCGCTGGAGCGCCAGTTCGGCCAGATGTCCGGCCTTAAGCAGATGTCGTCGCAAAGCTCTGGCGGCGCCTCGGTCGTCACGCTGCAGTTCCAGCTAACCCTGCCGCTGGACGTCGCCGAGCAGGAAGTGCAGGCGGCCATTAACGCCGCCACCAACCTGCTGCCGAGCGCTCTGCCCAACCCGCCGGTGTACAGCAAGGTGAACCCGGCGGATCCGCCGATCATGACCCTCGCCGTCACCTCCTCCGCGATCCCGATGACCCAGGTAGAGGACATGGTGGAGACGCGGGTGGCGCAGAAGATCTCCCAGGTTTCCGGCGTCGGTCTGGTGACCCTCGCCGGCGGTCAGCGCCCGGCGGTGCGGGTGAAGCTTAACGCCCAGGCCATCGCCGCCCTCGGCCTGACCAGCGAAACCGTGCGTACCGCTATCACCAGCGCCAACGTTAACTCCGCGAAAGGCAGCCTCGACGGCCCGGCCCGCGCGGTGACGCTTTCCGCTAACGATCAGATGCAGTCCGCTGAGGATTACCGCCGGCTGATTATCGCTTATCAGAACGGGGCGCCGATCCGTCTCGGCGATGTCGCCAGCGTCGAACAAGGGGCCGAAAACAGCTGGCTCGGGGCGTGGGCCAACCAGCAGCGGGCCATCGTGATGAACGTTCAGCGTCAGCCGGGGGCCAACATCATCGACACCGCCGACAGCATTCGCCAGATGCTGCCGCAGCTCACCGAGAGCCTGCCGAAATCGGTGAAGGTGCAGGTCCTCTCCGACCGGACCACCAACATTCGCGCCTCGGTGCGCGACACCCAGTTTGAGCTGATGCTGGCCATCGCCCTGGTGGTGATGATCATCTATCTGTTCCTGCGCAATGTCCCGGCGACCATTATTCCCGGCGTCGCGGTGCCGCTGTCGCTGGTGGGCACTTTCGCGGTGATGGTGTTCCTCGACTTCTCGATCAATAACCTGACGCTGATGGCCCTGACCATCGCCACCGGCTTTGTGGTGGATGATGCCATCGTGGTGATCGAGAACATCTCGCGCTATATCGAAAAAGGCGAGAAGCCGCTGGCCGCCGCGCTGAAAGGCGCCGGGGAAATCGGCTTCACCATTATCTCCCTCACCTTCTCGCTGATCGCGGTGCTGATCCCGCTGCTGTTTATGGGCGATATCGTCGGCCGTCTGTTCCGCGAATTCGCCGTCACCCTTGCCGTCGCTATTCTTATCTCGGCGGTGGTCTCCCTGACCCTGACGCCGATGATGTGCGCCCGCATGTTAAGCCACGAATCGCTGCGCAAGCAGAACCGTTTCTCCCGGGCCAGCGAGCGTTTCTTCGAACGGGTGATCGCCGTCTATGGCCGCTGGCTGAGCCGGGTGCTGAACCATCCGTGGCTGACGCTCGGCGTCGCGCTGAGCACCCTGGCGCTGTCGATAATCCTGTGGGTCTTTATCCCGAAAGGCTTCTTCCCGATCCAGGATAACGGCATTATTCAGGGCACCCTCCAGGCGCCGCAGTCGGTCTCTTTCGCCAGCATGGCCGAGCGCCAGCAGCAGGTGGCCAGCATTATCCTTAAGGATCCGGCCGTGGAGAGCCTGACCTCGTTCGTCGGCGTCGACGGCACCAACCCGGCGCTGAACAGCGCCCGTCTGCAGATCAACCTCAAGCCGCTGGATGAACGCGATGACCGCGTCCAGACGGTGATTAGCCGCCTGCAGCAGGCGGTGGACGGCGTCCCGGGCGTGGCGCTCTACCTGCAGCCGACCCAGGATCTGACCATCGACACCACGGTGAGCCGCACCCAGTACCAGTTCACCCTGCAGGCAAACTCCCTCGAGGCGCTGAGTACCTGGGTGCCACCGCTGCTCAGCCGCCTGCAGGCCCAGCCGCAGCTGGCCGACGTCAGCAGCGACTGGCAGGACAAAGGCCTGGCCGCCTATATCAAGGTGGATCGCGACAGCGCCAGCCGCCTCGGCATCTCAATGGCCGATGTCGATAACGCGCTGTACAACGCCTTCGGCCAGCGGCTGATCTCCACCATTTACACTCAGGCGAATCAGTATCGCGTGGTGCTCGAGCAGGATACCGAGGCGACGCCGGGCCTGGCGGCGCTGGATAATATCCGCCTGACCAGCAGCGACGGCGGCATCGTGCCGCTGACCGCCATCGCCACGGTGGAGCAGCGCTTTACCCCGCTGTCGGTGAACCACCTCGATCAGTTCCCGGTGACTACCATCTCGTTTAACGTCCCGGACAACTATTCGCTGGGCGAAGCGGTGGACGCGATCCTCGCCGCCGAACAGTCGCTGGATTTCCCGACCGATATCCGCACCCAGTTCCAGGGTAGCTCGCTGGCCTTCCAGTCGGCGCTCGGCAGCACCGTCTGGCTGGTGGTCGCCGCGGTGGTGGCGATGTATATCGTGCTGGGGGTGCTGTATGAAAGCTTTATCCATCCGATCACGATCCTCTCCACCCTGCCCACCGCCGGGGTCGGGGCGCTGCTGGCGCTGTGGCTGGCGGGCAGCGAGCTGGACGTGATCGCCATCATCGGCATCATTCTGCTGATCGGCATCGTGAAGAAGAACGCCATCATGATGATCGACTTCGCGCTGGCCGCCGAACGCGAACAGGGCATGCCGCCGCGGGAAGCGATCTACCAGGCCTGTCTGCTGCGTTTTCGGCCGATCCTGATGACCACCCTCGCCGCCCTGCTCGGCGCCCTGCCGCTGATGCTGAGCACCGGCGTCGGCGCTGAGCTGCGGCGTCCGCTGGGGATCGGCATGGTCGGCGGTCTGATGCTCAGCCAGGTGCTGACCCTGTTCACCACCCCGGTGATCTATCTGCTGTTCGACCGCCTGTCGCTGCACCTGAAGCGCCGCTTCCCGCGTCAGGAAGAGGAGGCGTAA
- a CDS encoding response regulator transcription factor produces the protein MALRLAIIEDNADLLDELLAWLGYRGFEVWGSRSAEAFWRQLHSHPVDIVLIDIGLPGEDGFSVLSYLHELGHYGLVVVSARGQQQDKLQALSLGADAYLIKPVNFAHLAETLTALGARLQQDRPAALPSEAPGTASSAATGLWRLHEDKLISPDARTLELTQQEYRLVELLMRNRNEVCSKLDLHACLFSHDSEPDLHRIDVVISRLRHKARQQGIHLPVRAIFGKGLAFIS, from the coding sequence ATGGCTTTACGGCTGGCGATAATTGAAGATAACGCCGATCTGCTGGATGAACTGCTGGCCTGGCTGGGCTATCGCGGCTTCGAGGTGTGGGGCTCGCGCAGCGCCGAAGCCTTCTGGCGACAACTGCATAGCCATCCGGTGGACATCGTGCTGATTGATATCGGCCTGCCCGGGGAAGATGGCTTCAGCGTGCTGAGCTACCTGCATGAGCTGGGGCATTACGGTCTGGTGGTGGTCAGCGCCCGCGGCCAGCAGCAGGATAAACTGCAGGCGCTCAGCCTTGGGGCCGATGCTTACCTGATTAAGCCGGTTAACTTCGCCCACCTTGCGGAGACCCTCACCGCCCTTGGCGCCCGCCTGCAGCAGGATCGACCCGCCGCCCTTCCATCGGAGGCGCCCGGCACCGCGTCATCCGCCGCCACCGGACTGTGGCGTCTGCATGAGGATAAACTGATTTCTCCCGATGCCCGGACGCTGGAGTTAACCCAGCAGGAGTACCGTCTGGTGGAGCTGTTAATGCGCAATCGCAACGAGGTGTGCAGCAAGCTGGATCTCCATGCCTGCCTGTTTTCCCACGACAGCGAGCCTGACCTGCACCGCATCGACGTGGTGATTAGCCGCCTGCGCCATAAGGCGCGCCAGCAAGGGATCCACCTGCCCGTACGAGCGATCTTTGGCAAAGGACTGGCGTTTATTTCCTGA